ACAAGGTGAAAGATGTAGGGGATGAAGTTAAGGTAGATGGATTGGGTAACCTTATTGTAAAGGTGGATGCAACAGACCCTAATATGCCTTCCATCCTGCTGGCTGCCCATTCGGATGAAATTGGATTCATCGTGAAGAAAATAGAAAAGAACGGAACACTTCGATTTGAACAACTGGGTGGTTTTGATAACCGGGTGTTATTAGCACAATCAGTTACGATTAAAGGTGCAAATGGGTACGTTAATGGCGTAATCGGTACGCTGTCTGCTCACTATGTGAAGTGGGATGATCCGAAACGGACTGCGTCGCACCGGGAGATGTATATCGATATCGGCGCGGCTTCAGCAGAAGAAGTCGCGGAAATGGGGGTAAAAGTCGGTCAGCCGATCAGCTATGGAAGCGAGCTAAAGCTGGTGGGAGATCAGAAACGCAACCGAGTTGTCGGAAAAGGGCTCGATGACCGAGCGGGTTCAGCACTCCTTGTTCAACTTCTCACTAAGTTGAAGTCACAGCTCGACCGCAGGCATGGCGATGTTTACTTGGCCTTCACAGTTCAGGAAGAAGTGGGGTTACGAGGTGCTTCCGTACTTTCTGACGGCATCCGGCCGGATTTTGCGTTAGCTATTGATACGACACCAACAAGTGATACGTATGATGTGCTGATGACTGGAACTCGTTCTCTTGGATTAGGCCCTTGTATTAAAATTGCAGATAAGTCACTCGTTGCTCATCCACTTGTCATACAACTTCTGGAAAAAGTTGCTCTGGAAAAAAATATTCCCTATCAGAACGAAGTGTTTATGGGCATCGGAACAGATGCAGGAGCGATTCATATGACTGCTTCAGGTGTGTCGTCCGGCGTAATTTCGATTCCTTCGCGCTACACGCATTCACCGACTGAAATTGTGGATTTGAGCGATTTGGAAAACAGCTTGAGATTGGCTGAAGAATTTATTTATCATGCCGCAGAGTTAAAAGATAAAACATTTTTGGACACGTAATTAAGGAAAAGGCAAGAATTAGACGGATTGCTTTCCGGATTGCCAGCATCGTTTCAACTTAAGAATAAGTTCCGCAGGCCTGACTGTAGGTCTGTATGTAGTAAAATTGCTGCCCAGCTGACACTTGTTAGCCGGTGAACTTTGGATGTAACACCTTTTGACTTCACCCGGCAAAATAGCCCGGAGAGTATCAGAACACAAAAAGAAGCAAGCGCATGCGCCTGCTTCTTTTCTGTGTTTTGCTTTACCGGACGTTCATGTCGCTTGGTTTCGGGCCTTTACGCTCGTTGCGGTCGAGTGCATCAATCGCTGCCATTTCATCAGCCGACAGACCGAAATCGAAGACATTGAAGTTTTCTTCGATGCGTGAAGGTGTGACGGACTTTGGAATGACGATGCTGCCGCGCTGCAGGTGCCAGCGGATGACGACCTGTGCCGGTGTTTTGCCATGCGCTTCTGCGATTTTGACAACCGCTTCATTCTTCAGCACTTCACCGCCTTGCTGCAGCGGGCTCCAGGCCTCTAGATAAATGTTGTGTTTAGTGCAGAACTCTTTCAAGTCGCGCTGTGCCAGGTACGGATGGTTTTCAACCTGGTTCAGGACGGGGACCACTTCTGTTTCTGCAAGCAGTTTTTCAAGATGCTCAATTTCGAAGTTGCAGACGCCGATCGCTTTGACGCGGCCGTCTTTGTATAATTTCTCAAGCGCTTTGTATGTATCGACATACTCATCGAACTCAGGCGTCGGCCAGTGGATCAAATACAGGTCTACATAGTCGAGGCCAAGGCGTTCCAGGCTTTCATCGAATGCGCGCAGTGTATTCTCATACCCCTGATCGCTGTTCCACACTTTTGTCGTGATAAACAATTCTTCCCGCGGCACACCAGATTCTTTAATTGCGCGGCCTACGCCTTCTTCGTTCTTGTAGATCATGGCTGTATCAATCGAACGGTATCCTGTCTCGATTGCTTTTTTCACAGCAACTGCCGCTTCATCGTTTCCAACCTGCCATACCCCAAAGCCAAGCTGTGGCATTTCTAAACCATTATTCAGTGTGACGAATTCCATCAGACAACTCTCCTTTTTCTCCAAGTAATTGGTATTTTACCGGACCCGCATTAAGCTGTCCATTTGCGTGCACCTGCAGTAAAATAAAGACAGAAGATTGGAGTGAGTCAAATTGACGGAAGTTGCAGTAATAGGCGGAGGGATTACAGGCCTTTCCGCATTGCATTATTTACAGAAACTGAACGATGCACAGCAGCTGGATCTAAAGTTGACATTGCTTGAACAAGACGAACAATTAGGTGGGAAAATCCACACGGTCAGAGACAGCGGCTTTATTATGGAAAGCGGCGCAGATTCGATTGTCGCCCGCCATCAGAGTGTCTCGACTCTTATTGAAGAATTGAATTTGCAGAATAAAGCGGTTGATAATGCGACGGGCGTCTCGTATTTGTATACGAATGACGAACTGCATGCCATTCCGGAAGATACGATCTTTGGCATCCCGATGACTGAAGAAGCGCTGTTCCGTTCAACGCTCGTCTCGGAAGAAGGAAAGCGGGAAGCGCTGAACGATTTAACATCAGTGAATGAAACGTTCACTCATAGCAGTTCGGTCGGTGAGTTCCTGGAAGCGTTCCTCGGCAAGGAATTGACAGAAAATCAGATCGCGCCGATGCTATCAGGGGTCTATTCCGGAAAGCTGAATGAGCTGACCCTTGCTTCAACGTTGCCGTATCTGCTGGACTATAAAAATGAATACGGAAGCATTATTAAAGGGTTGGCAGCGAATAAGGAGAAGTTCCAGGCGGCGGCCAATAAAAAGTTCCTGTCATTCGATGGCGGTCTTTCTGTCCTCATTGATCGGCTCGAAGAGGTGCTGACGGATGTACGAATCTTGAAAAGCTGCAATCCGGAGAACGTTGCAAAAAAAGAAAATGGTTATTCCATCAGGCTCTCGGACGGCACGGAAATAGCAGCGGATGCTGTGGTGCTTGCCATTCCGCATGAGGCAGCGCAAAGGCTGCTTGCTGACTCAGAGTTGGATGAAGAGTTCGGAAAACTGGAAAATTCTTCTTTGACCAGTATTTATCTTGGCTTTTCCATTCCGGATGCAGCACTGCCGGCAGACGGTACGGGGTTCATTGTGTCGGATAATAGCGATATTCGCTGCAATGCCTGCACGTGGACGAGCAGGAAATGGCCGCATACCTCTAAAGAACGGGAACTGCTTGTCCGGTTGTTTTACAAGAGTTCAAATCCTGGCTATGCAGAACTGGAACAGATGACAGAACGCGAACTGGCAGCTGTGGCGCTTGAAGATATCCGGAAAAGTCTTGGGATTGAAGCGGAACCGACCGCCGTTGAAGTGGCCAAATGGAACGGGCTGATGCCAAATTACAGCCTGCAGCATAAAACGGCGGTGACCGGACTGGAAGAGAAAGTGGCAGAACGACTGCCGGGCATATATTTGGCCGGGGCTTCCTATTACGGAGTCGGCATCGGGGCCTGCATTGAAAATGGAAAGAAAACTGCAGAGGCGATTGCCCGCCAGGCCGCTGAAAGAAAAGTGAATCACTTGTAGAAGATTCAATGCCTGCATCTGTTTTAACGGATGCAGGCATTTGCGGTTCTCCTGATGTATGGTATGTTTGAATTATCTGGAAAAAGGAGTGAGGGATAATGCAGATGAAATCATTGGATCAGACCATTATTGGGGTGTTGGGAATCGAATTTCAGGAAACGTCGGATGAGCGGGTCGTAGCGACAATGCCAGTCAATGCGAAAACCCACCAGCCGTTCGGGCTTCTGCATGGCGGAGCTTCCGTTGTACTGGCTGAATCCGTTGCAAGTATCGGCACATGGAATTTAATCGATCAGGAGACTGAACTCGCCGCCGGTCTCGAAATCAATGCAAATCATCTTCGGGGTAAGCGGGACGGTATCGTTACCGCAACCGGTACACCGGTACATAAAGGCAGAACCACTATGGTATGGGATATTCGAATTACAGACGAAGAAGAGAAGTTGGTCTGCATTTCCCGCTGCACAGTAGCCATTATGAAAAAACAGTAAAACCGGCTCTTAATCTATTTTACCAGCACGCAATTGCCAAAAAGCCTTGGCATTCTTAAAGGGACAATTCCGACCGAACACACAAGCAGGACTGCTTCCACTTTTGCGGAAGCAGTCCTGTTGCTGTTTAATCCATCGGGTCAAACGTTTCCAGGTACACTTTAGCGTTCAGTACGTAATGTTTAGCGCCATCCAACAGTTTTTTTCGTTCTTCGTCGGTCAGTTTCCGGATGACTTTTGCTGGTATACCGGCTACGAGGGTGCCTGGTTCGACAACTTGTCCTTCCCGAACAACCGATCCGGCTGCAACAAGTGATTCAGGACCGACTACTGCTCCGTTCAGGATGGTGCATCCCATGCCGATTAACGAGCGGTCTTTAATCGTACATCCATGAACAGTCGCGTTATGTCCGATTGTTACATCTTCACCTACTGTTACGGCAAAGCCGGGATCGGTATGGACAGCACAGCCATCCTGAACATTCGAGCCGCGTCCGATATGGATTTTCTCATGATCGCCGCGGAGTACAGCGTTGAACCAAATGGAACTGCCGGCTTCCATTTCCACATTTCCAATAATACGGGTTCCGGGAGCAGTGTAAGCGGTATCGTGGACGATAGGTTCCTTCCCATTAAAGTGATAATAGATGGTCCTCACCTCGCTCAAAGTAGACATAAATGTAAAACTATCTTAATTATACAATGAAAGCGGCTAAATTAATTAAATTTTCAGTAAAAAATTTCTCTTTTTTGAATCATTGAAAGAGGATTCAAGATTTTTGATAACTAATTAAGGTGCAACTTCAATGATTTAAAAGACTAAGTTATAATGGAGAAAAATCTGAAAGTAGGCCGATACATGACTCTTACTGATCTCTCAATTGCTGCCAACGCCAAGATGTTGCCAATCCAGGAAGTGGCGGATCGAGCAGGCATTCCGGAAGAGGCTTTGGAAACCTACGGGAAGTACAAAGCGAAAATAGATATCGCTTCGCTCCCGCCTGCAGTGAAGCAAGGGCAGGTAGTGTTGGTTACCGCCATCAGCCCGACACCTGCAGGGGAAGGGAAGTCTACAGTTACAGTAGGGCTGGCTGATGCTTTTAAACAGCTTGGTGAATCAGTGATGGTAGCGCTTCGTGAACCATCGCTCGGTCCGGTCATGGGCGTCAAAGGCGGAGCGACCGGTGGCGGGTTTGCGCAGGTGCTGCCGATGGAAGACATCAATCTCCATTTCACCGGCGACATCCATGCAATCACCACAGCGAATAATGCACTTTCTGCATTGATTGATAACCACTTGCATCAAGGGAATGAGCTGGAGCTGGATCCGCGGCGCATCACATGGAAACGGGTCCTTGATATGAATGACCGGGCGCTGCGGAATGTCACGGTTGGACTTGGAGGTCCCTCGCAAGGTGTCCCGCGCGAAGATGGCTTTGATATTACCGTTGCTTCCGAAATTATGGCTGTACTCTGTCTGGCCGAATCACTGGATGACTTAAAAGAGAGGTTGGCCCAGATGCTGGTTGGCTACACGTATGACCGGGAGCCGGTCACGGTCCGTGACTTAGGGGCGGCGGGCGCACTGACACTGCTCTTAAAGGATGCGTTTAAACCGAATCTTGTACAGACGATTGAAGGGACACCTGCCATTATCCATGGCGGTCCGTTTGCGAATATCGCCCACGGCTGCAATTCATTGATGGCAACGAAGGCGGCTCGCCGCCTTGCGGATGTTGTTGTGACAGAAGCGGGCTTCGGTGCAGATCTTGGTGCTGAAAAGTTTATGCATATTAAATCGCGACAAGGCGGATTCGATCCGGATGCCGTTGTGATTGTGGCGACAGTCCGTGCATTGAAGATGCATGGCGGCGTGGATAAGAACGCGTTGAAAGAAGCGGATGCGGATGCAGTCCGCCGCGGAATGGTCAATCTCGCCAAGCATGTCGACACTATCCGCCAATTCGGTATCGAACCAGTTGTGGCGTTGAACCGTTTTGTGACGGATACTGAAGCGGAACTGGCGGAAGTTATGGAGTGGGCGAAAGCGGAAGATGTCGCGATTGCGCTGACGGATGTCTGGGAGAAGGGTGGAACCGGCGGATTGGAATTAGCGAAACTCGTTCAGCAGGAGCTGGAGAAACCGAAAAATTTCAGCCGGTTATACGAACCGACAGATTCAGTCGAAGAAAAGCTGCGTGTCATTGTACAGCGCGTCTATGGCGGTGCAGACGTGCAGCTGACAGACAAAGCGAAAAAGCAATTGGCGGAAATTCAAAAATTCGGCTGGGATGCACTGCCGCTCTGTATGGCGAAAACGCAATACTCATTATCCGATCAGCCAAAACTGCTCGGCCGCCCGGAAGGATTCACCGTAACAATCCGGGAAATCATTCCAAAGCTCGGTGCCGGTTTTCTTGTCTGTCTGACAGGGGACATCATGACCATGCCGGGCCTGCCGAAACAACCGGCTGCGCTGAATATGGATATCAGTGATAATGGTAATGCAGTCGGCCTGTTCTGATTGTTTTGCGTTTCTACAGTCAGCTGAAAAGCAAGTAAAAAAGCAGTTCCGGTTTTGACCGGAACTGCTTTTTTACATTTTGCGTTTCTCGAGAACCACTCCAATTTTATTGAGTGCACGTTCCAGGTTGGCTTCCGTTTGGATGTTCTGCAGGTCTTCACCTACATCGATGGCTTTCATGGCCGTCTGCGGATGGAAACCGGTGAGAATCGGTGTGACTCCAACGAGTTCAAGCAGTTTTACGATCCGAAGGAGAGAAGCGACCACAAATTGATTGATCTGAGAGATACCTGATAAATCGATGATCAGGTATTCAAGGGATAATTCCTGGCTTTTCGTCAGGGCGAGAAGGATGATGTGTTCTGCCCGTTCTTCGCTGATGACGCCGATAACCGGCAGGATCGCAATGCCTTTTGTAATGGGAACGAATGGTGCAGACAAGGTCTGAATCTGCTGATAGGCCTCATCGAGCTCCAGCACATAGGTAAGGAGCGAAGCCATCGTTTCAAACAACTCGACGTGTTCTTTGCTGAATTCAAACGGATGTGTATCCAATCCGCAGATAGTCCCGTAATTCTCGCCGTTTTCATAATAGATCGGGATGCCGACGAAACTGCCGCCGCCCAGTTCCTCCGTGACATTCAGTGACATCGTCAAGTTGCTTTGTTTAAGATCCGGAATGATTACCACTTGCCGGCCGGCATCAACGCTCACTTTACAGAGTGTTTCTTCAAATGGAGAAGCTTTACCCTCATCCACGAGCACATCATCCCGGTTCACTGCTTTCATGATCTGATTGGTCCGCTCATCATTTTTGGCAATGAATAATGTATTGATTTCAATAAACTGGCTCATCATGCGCAGGATGTTATCAGCAGCTTCATCGAAATTCCTGAATGTTTTTACGTTTTCTCCGATAAAGTAAGGGTTTGTCATAGAATGTTCCTCTCAAAATTAACATAGTTATTTCTCCTATACCCTTTTTTAGTAAGGAGTATTCAAGCGGTTCAGAGAAACTCAGTATAGCCGGGTGCGGATTGTCTCCAATGGACAGGTTAAAAAAGGAGGCGTAAAATGACACATAGCTTACTTGAGGAGACAGGTACATGGCCATCAGAAAACTGATCCAAATAGTTGTACAGGCATTTTTATTATACTTGATTTTCCTGCTTGGAGAAGCAGTGGCCAACATTTTCAAGCTGATTATTCCAGGCAGTATTGTCGGACTGCTGATTCTGCTTGCCGGGCTGCTGACAAGAATAGTGCCAGTTGTGGTAATCGAAGACGGAGCGAAAGCGTTTTTGCTATTCCTGCCGCTGTTCTTCGTTCCAGCGACTGTCGGCATTATCCAATATCCTGAATTTTTGTCCCTGCAGGGCGCTTTGCTGATTTTCATGGTGGTGCTCAGCACCTGTATTTCATTAGTCGCGGCCGGATGGGCCAGCCAGCTCTTTGAGAATCGCAAAAAGGGGCGGCAGGAAATATGAGTGCGGAAATGCTGATTGCGATTGCTTCACTTATCGGAACAATCCTTATTTATCTGGCATGCAGCCGGCTGTATATGAAAATTCCGTTGCCTATCCTCCATCCGGTTCTGTCTTCGGTGGCAGTACTGGTCCTGCTGTTGATTGGGCTGGATGTTCCATATGAGACCTATATGGCCGGCGCACGCTGGATCGATGCGTTGCTGGGTCCTGCCGTTGTCGCACTTGCTTATCCGCTATATACACAGCGCAAACTTTTGGTGCGGTACTGGAAATCGGTACTCAGTGCTGTTTTTGCAAGTCTGCTCGCCGGACTGGGATCTATTTATGTATTTGCTGTGTTCGCAGGAATTGAGCAGCAGGTGCTGATGTCGCTATTTCCAAAATCCATCACTACGCCGGTTGCTATCCAAGTGAGCGCAACATTGGAAGGGATTCCTTCCATGACAGTTGCTTTTGTCATGACTGCCGGTTTCACAGGCGCGATTATCGGCCCGGCTGTCCTGCAGGTTGCCCGGGTCCGGAGTGAAGCAAGCAAAGGCCTGGCTCTCGGCAGTGCCTCGCACGGAGTGGGGTTGACGAAAGCGGCTGAACTCGGAGATCGGCCGCTGTCCATGGGTTCTGTTGCCATGACCTTAAGCGCCATATTCGGTGCAGGTGTGATTCCATTCATCATCTATTTATTTACAGCAAGTTAACCAGAACAAGGAGTGAATGATATAATGACAAAACGGTTTAAGGGAATTCCGCTGTCTGTCCTGGACTTGGCATCCATTAATGCGGGCAGCAATGCAAGTGAATCATTTAAGAGAAGCGCTGAACTGGCGCGCCGCACAGAACAGCTGGGCTTTCATCGGTATTGGGTGGCTGAACATCATAATATGCCGGGAATCGCAAGTTCAGCGACATCTGTGCTGATCGGCCATATTGCCGGTGCGACAAGCCATATCCGCGTCGGATCAGGCGGCATTATGTTGCCGAATCATGCTCCGCTGGTGATCGCAGAGCAATTCGGCACCTTGGAAGCCATGTATCCGGGCCGCATCGATCTTGGACTGGGCCGGGCACCGGGGAGTGATCAGGCAACCGCATATGCGCTTCGCCGGACGCTGCATAGCAGCGCTGACCAATTTCCGGAACAAGTGGAAGAACTGGAAGGCTATTTCGCCGGGACGGAGCGTGTTCATGCTTTCCCGGGTGAAGGAGCGAACGTGCCAATCTGGCTTCTTGGCTCGAGCGGCTTCAGTGCACAGCTGGCGGCAGTAAAAGGGCTGCCGTTTGCATTTGCCAGCCATTTCTCGCCGGATTATACGATGCAGGCCCTGCAGTTGTATCGTCAGAATTTTAAACCATCTGACATGCTTCAGGAACCATACGCCATGGTCGGGGTGAATGCGATTGCATCGGAGACTGAAGAACGGGCCCAAGTGCTCGCCACCTCCCAGCAGCAGCAGATGTTCTCCCTGATGCGCGGCATGCCGGCACAGTTCCAGCCGCCGATTGAGGATATCCAAGCAACCTGGACGGACCGGGAACTGGCGATTTTCCGGCAGACATTAAATTCGGAAGCCACACTGGTCGGCACACCGGATCAGGTTGAACAGAAACTCAGCAATTTCCTGGCAAAGACAGAGGCGGATGAAGTCATCGTAAACTCTGCTGTCTTTCATCAGGAGGAACGTCTCCAATCATATGAATATATCGCTGAAATGATGGATTAACAGACGGCCCTGTGCATACTGCACGGGGCTTTTTATGTTTAGCCTCCGTAGAGGGCGGCCATTTGTATTTTCTGGTTAACACCAGGGGATGAAACGGGTAAAGGAGAGTAGAACGGAAAGAGAGAAAGGAGATTGATAGTATGGTCAGACTGGAACGGTTTGAGCGCGCGGATATCCCGCAGTTGCTCGAATGGATAAATTCCGAGAAACTTCTGCGCCAGTGGGGTGGCCCCGGGTTCACTTATCCACTGGACAAACAACAGCTGGATGGGTATGTAATGAAGACGGAAAAGAAAAGCACGGATACCCTTGCTTATAAGGTCATCCGGGAAGCGGACGGAAAAGTAATCGGTCATATTTCGCTTGCCCGGATTAATAACAGTCACCATTCAGCCCGCATCGGCCGGGTGCTGGTCGGAGATCCTGAAGTAAGAGGGCAGGGAACCGGCGAACAGATGATGCGGGAAATATTGCGTATTGCGTTTGATGAAATGGCCATGCATCGCGTCAGCCTGGGTGTGTTCGACTTTAATTCTCCAGCCATTGCCTGTTATGAGAAAGTGGGATTCATCAAAGAAGGATTGCTGCGGGACACCCTTTTTGTGGAAGGGGAGTATTGGAGTGCCTGGGAAATGAGCATGCTGGAAAATGAGTGGCGGGATAGGTATTCTAAAGTAATGCATCCAGCCGCGGAGAGCGGCATTAAGGAGTGAACGGATATGACGAATCGAAATGAAGAGATTGCCGCATATTTCCGGAATATGGACCGCAGTTTTTTTATGGATACGGATAAAGAGCTTGCACGTTTTGATGAAGCAATCCCGATCGGACACGGACAAACGATTTCACAGCCTTCACTCGTGCTGAAGATGACGCAGCTGCTGGATATAAAGCCGGATGCAAAGGTCCTGGAGATCGGTACCGGATCCGGATTTCAGACGGCTCTTTTAGCTGCTTTTTCAAAGCAAGTCTATACAGTCGAACGCGTGGAACCGCTGTATGAACGAGTGCAGGAGCGGCTCCGGGCAGCCGGATATGACAATATCCGCTTCAGACTCGGAGACGGAACGGATGGATGGGAAGACCATGCACCGTATGACAGGATTATGGTTACTGCTGCCGCTTCAATTGTTCCGCCTGCACTGATTCATCAGCTCGATGCCGGCGGGAAGATGCTGATTCCGGTTGGAAGCCGGTTCATGCAGGAACTGCAGCTGATTGAAAAGGACAGGCAAGGAAATGTCCAGACGACCGTGTATGATCTTGTGCGGTTTGTGCCGCTCCGCGGCCAATATGAGTAAGGACGGACCAAAGAGTGATTGTTATCAACACATCCAACCGGGAATACCTTATCATTGCATGAGACTGCGTTTAAGCAGTCTTTTTTTACTCCATAAAAATTCTGTAAATAGATTGAAAGTTAACTTGTAATTCAAAAAAAGAACATCTATACTTTTTTTATAAAGATGTTTAAATTTTCACGAATCTTTTTAGCTGAGGAGGAAAATCTATGTTAAAAGAGTTATCACCAAAAGCGGAAGAGCTTCAGCATAAATTGATCCGATTTATGGAAGCGTACATTTATCCGAACGAGCGCATTGTTGAAGAGCAGTTAAATGCTGCCGGAAACCGGTGGACCATTCCGCCGATCATTGAAGAATTGAAAGAGAAAGCCCGGGCAGAGGGGCTGTGGAATTTGTTTTTGGACAATCCGGCTTACGGGCCGGGTTTATCCAATTATGATTATGCGCATCTCTGTGAAATCATGGGTCGCTCACTGATTGCACCTGAAATTTTCAATTGCAATGCTCCGGACACAGGCAATATGGAAGTGCTTGTGAAATACGGGACAGCCGAACAGAAAGAACGCTGGCTCGAGCCGCTGCTCCAAGGGGAAATCCGTTCTTGTTTTTCGATGACAGAACCTGATGTTGCTTCATCCGATGCCACGAATATTCAGGGAAGTATTGTCCGTGATGGAGATGAATACATAATTAATGCAAAAAAATGGTGGACTTCCGGCGCAATGGACCCGCGCTGTGAAATTGCGATCGTCATGGGTAAGACAAACCCGGATGCGCCGAAGCACCAGCAGCAGTCGATGATCCTGGTTCCATTCGATACGCCCGGCGTTGAAGTGAAACGGCATTTGCCGGTTTTCGGGTATGATCATGCGCCGCATGGCCATGCGGAAGTACATTATACGGATGTGCGTGTGCCTGTATCAAATATGTTGCTGGGTGAAGGCAGGGGCTTTGAAATTGCTCAAGGACGGCTGGGACCAGGAAGAATTCATCATTGCATGCGGGCGATCGGAGCAGCGGAACGCGCACTTGAGCTAATGTGCAGCCGGGCTGAAGAACGGTATGCATTCGGTTCTTCGCTGGCGGAAAAAGGTGTCATCCGTGAAACAATCGCTGAAAGCCGGATTGAGATTGAACAAGCCCGGCTCCTGACATTGCATGCAGCTCATGCAATCGATACCGTCGGTGCGAAAGCTGCCCGGAAAGAAATTGCGATGATTAAAATCGCAGCACCCCGGGTATCGCTGAACGTATTGGACCGGGCAATTCAAGTGTTTGGTGGAGCAGGCGTATCAGAAGACTTTCCGCTTGCAGCCCATTGGGTCAATGCCCGGACGCTGCGGTTAGCGGATGGACCTGATCAGGTCCATTTGCGGGATATCGGCCGGCTCGAGCTGAAGGAGCAGCAGAAGTGACGAGAAAATTAAGCATGACAAGGTGGGACAACGGGATGAGTCTGAGAGAAAAGAAAGTAGCCAAAAGGCGGGAAGATATTCTTCGGTCAGCCAGTCTTGTCATCGCTAAGCGGGGATTCCAGCATGCCACGATGGAAGATATCGCAGGGGAATTGCTGATGACGAAGGGCTCACTTTATTATTATTTTAAAAATAAGCAGGACCTCTTGTTTCATTGCCATAATCTGATTCTGTCCAAAGCTCTCCAGATGATGGAAGAGATCAAGACGGAGGATATTTCCGCAAAAGAGAAAGTCGAAAAAGCGATCAGAGGACATGTGGCAATTGCAATTGAAGAGAAAGAAATTTTTAACCTGATCATCCGACCGGAACAAATCTTCTCAGAAGAGCATATCGAGCTGATCATCGAAAAACGGAATCGTTATACCGATTATTTTGACCAGTTTATCGAAGAAGGAATCCAAAACGGAGAATTTACGCTGAAACAGAAAAAAATGGCCCGTATGATGATTCTTGGGGCCGTCAATTGGACGCAAGTCTGGTATTCCGATTCCGGTGAGTTTGATAAAGAAGAGCTGCAGAATATTTATGCTGACAGCTTAACCCGCATTTTACTTTAAAAGACCGCTGTTCCAGGCAGGAACAGCGGTTTCATTTTTTGCTGTGGATCACAGCTGCTGAAAAGCTGATTTGACTGCTCCGAGAAATTGTTCGATATCTGTTTCTGTTGTATCAAACGATGTAACAAGCCGGATGGTATGCTGATCTGCATCCCACAGGGCAAAGGCGTATTGCTGCTGCAGGTAGGCAATCACAGGCTCAGGAAGTGAAACGAAAACAGCGTTAGACTCGACGGGTTGTGAAAAGCGGGCTTGCGGATACTGCTCCAGTCCTTCGGCCAGCAGTGCTGCCATCCGATTTGCCTGGCGGGCATTGCGGAGCCAAAGGCCATCTGTCAGCAGCCGGTCAAACTGCGCGGCGATGAAGCGCAGTTTTGAGCCCAGCTGCATGCTCTGTTTCCGGATATACTTTAATTCGGTATATAATTCTTCCCGGAAGCAGACGATTGCTTCACCGATCATCAGGCCATTTTTAGTTCCGCCGAATGACAGCATATCCACGCCGGCATCAGCTGTCATCTCCTGCAGGCTGCAGTTTAAATGGGCCGCAGCGTTGCTGATGCGAGCCCCGTCCACATGGACATACAAACCGTGCCGGTGGCAGAATGATGTGATTTCTTTGATCTCATTAATCGAATAGACGGTTCCGAGTTCCGTACATTGGGAAATCGTCACAGCTTTCGG
Above is a genomic segment from Planococcus lenghuensis containing:
- a CDS encoding M42 family metallopeptidase produces the protein MYQLLKELCDLVGPSGFEQDVQRFIFNKVKDVGDEVKVDGLGNLIVKVDATDPNMPSILLAAHSDEIGFIVKKIEKNGTLRFEQLGGFDNRVLLAQSVTIKGANGYVNGVIGTLSAHYVKWDDPKRTASHREMYIDIGAASAEEVAEMGVKVGQPISYGSELKLVGDQKRNRVVGKGLDDRAGSALLVQLLTKLKSQLDRRHGDVYLAFTVQEEVGLRGASVLSDGIRPDFALAIDTTPTSDTYDVLMTGTRSLGLGPCIKIADKSLVAHPLVIQLLEKVALEKNIPYQNEVFMGIGTDAGAIHMTASGVSSGVISIPSRYTHSPTEIVDLSDLENSLRLAEEFIYHAAELKDKTFLDT
- a CDS encoding aldo/keto reductase, whose translation is MEFVTLNNGLEMPQLGFGVWQVGNDEAAVAVKKAIETGYRSIDTAMIYKNEEGVGRAIKESGVPREELFITTKVWNSDQGYENTLRAFDESLERLGLDYVDLYLIHWPTPEFDEYVDTYKALEKLYKDGRVKAIGVCNFEIEHLEKLLAETEVVPVLNQVENHPYLAQRDLKEFCTKHNIYLEAWSPLQQGGEVLKNEAVVKIAEAHGKTPAQVVIRWHLQRGSIVIPKSVTPSRIEENFNVFDFGLSADEMAAIDALDRNERKGPKPSDMNVR
- a CDS encoding protoporphyrinogen oxidase, which translates into the protein MTEVAVIGGGITGLSALHYLQKLNDAQQLDLKLTLLEQDEQLGGKIHTVRDSGFIMESGADSIVARHQSVSTLIEELNLQNKAVDNATGVSYLYTNDELHAIPEDTIFGIPMTEEALFRSTLVSEEGKREALNDLTSVNETFTHSSSVGEFLEAFLGKELTENQIAPMLSGVYSGKLNELTLASTLPYLLDYKNEYGSIIKGLAANKEKFQAAANKKFLSFDGGLSVLIDRLEEVLTDVRILKSCNPENVAKKENGYSIRLSDGTEIAADAVVLAIPHEAAQRLLADSELDEEFGKLENSSLTSIYLGFSIPDAALPADGTGFIVSDNSDIRCNACTWTSRKWPHTSKERELLVRLFYKSSNPGYAELEQMTERELAAVALEDIRKSLGIEAEPTAVEVAKWNGLMPNYSLQHKTAVTGLEEKVAERLPGIYLAGASYYGVGIGACIENGKKTAEAIARQAAERKVNHL
- a CDS encoding hotdog fold thioesterase, whose translation is MQMKSLDQTIIGVLGIEFQETSDERVVATMPVNAKTHQPFGLLHGGASVVLAESVASIGTWNLIDQETELAAGLEINANHLRGKRDGIVTATGTPVHKGRTTMVWDIRITDEEEKLVCISRCTVAIMKKQ
- a CDS encoding gamma carbonic anhydrase family protein, giving the protein MEAGSSIWFNAVLRGDHEKIHIGRGSNVQDGCAVHTDPGFAVTVGEDVTIGHNATVHGCTIKDRSLIGMGCTILNGAVVGPESLVAAGSVVREGQVVEPGTLVAGIPAKVIRKLTDEERKKLLDGAKHYVLNAKVYLETFDPMD
- a CDS encoding formate--tetrahydrofolate ligase, whose protein sequence is MTLTDLSIAANAKMLPIQEVADRAGIPEEALETYGKYKAKIDIASLPPAVKQGQVVLVTAISPTPAGEGKSTVTVGLADAFKQLGESVMVALREPSLGPVMGVKGGATGGGFAQVLPMEDINLHFTGDIHAITTANNALSALIDNHLHQGNELELDPRRITWKRVLDMNDRALRNVTVGLGGPSQGVPREDGFDITVASEIMAVLCLAESLDDLKERLAQMLVGYTYDREPVTVRDLGAAGALTLLLKDAFKPNLVQTIEGTPAIIHGGPFANIAHGCNSLMATKAARRLADVVVTEAGFGADLGAEKFMHIKSRQGGFDPDAVVIVATVRALKMHGGVDKNALKEADADAVRRGMVNLAKHVDTIRQFGIEPVVALNRFVTDTEAELAEVMEWAKAEDVAIALTDVWEKGGTGGLELAKLVQQELEKPKNFSRLYEPTDSVEEKLRVIVQRVYGGADVQLTDKAKKQLAEIQKFGWDALPLCMAKTQYSLSDQPKLLGRPEGFTVTIREIIPKLGAGFLVCLTGDIMTMPGLPKQPAALNMDISDNGNAVGLF